From Pyrenophora tritici-repentis strain M4 chromosome 1, whole genome shotgun sequence, the proteins below share one genomic window:
- a CDS encoding UBN2 multi-domain protein has translation MAAEKEEWKIPQLTAENHDTWFRRNKVKLKGKKVFYVCEKNLVQHCQIATASRLTEAMEELEIAETDKHTKIRVNIEKRDKYLEDEATAIDLLFRSLSEDDQALIDEYDTAFQFWAYLQKKYTQTDATTANIYMTRIQTFTFNPGNTIVGSWEKLKDYRRKLVAADADTNGAYKDSALLLVLIRSLPKEFKTTIDTLNAQLNLTVEQKLKFLEEKEVRDQQDANEKALPAFRKTEKYVPPYRRRNHKNSPLSSDSESGAKFTVQCFLCDGAHGVRDCPRRERARKLLKEYDAKKSSKLLVKTPKQRNSHKRTGKAYGAEEVNSESDELSETSDSEPEEIETCRLSKDIVGKASPSTWAADTGASSHMSDQPSLFRRMIKIKRRVVRVGGGELYADWKGEAQVVCKDGSSTWLSEVLLVPNLGVNLLSGRRICAASLKGRFNSHALYFKLGKKVIIEATMDDGLYVVSHIADGYQETAFLGTELHAPVKSELKVNEKERYLLYHRRFAHLGPAKIAKLHEVTTLQKKIQVPEKIEICEVCSLTKMKNSIPKQLREHKATKLALVQFDIAGPFPTSLRGNRWFLLIIDSYTRKNWVIPLKKKGDAQRELQIWKTFVEHQTGEKVKAAGTDNAPELLQQAEEWRVTQGVEIQPTTIASSHQNGPAERNIQTAEADMRAMLKDAGLPIEFWDEAVEADAYLRNRTNTGPTINGKQVSPEEAFTGTKPSIDHIRVWGSKCYSYINPKTIPADQRHDKLVDRGRVGVFMGYSETTNKQFKFYSPELGYTSRTSRLSVDEYTPGGKVELRLRNIPAGPQGTQNTMPDRKPRGRPRKDLESSPAEPMEPPPAKSMELSPAEPIEPSPVELMEPSPVELMEPSPVEPMEPSPAEIVEPVPENPIELSSAELTPEPVKRHRGRPGKLTTIPPTAPSDERVPNLVDEEGPEEPYTQSVREEEAPRYFTRQAKRKRSNEEVVEDERFSKIVKAMLAQAGLIEEQTRLSEKAFAATEIAGIQIPQTHEQAINDPKYGKQWKAAILEEIIALMENRTWEEVPKPKDANMVDSKWVFTVKTNLDGTVERFKARLVARVRMDTLRLFMATVAAENLECFHFDIKNAFTESHLKEEIFLKQPQGVEVKKGYVLKVLRSLYGLKQAARDWNLLIKKELLAWGFVQSLADPCMFIHEEKQLRILVYVDDIAVAAKDRAQIDWFYKKLSGRFNTKNLGEIHKILGVRVTRDRKRRTIYLDQEQYIHAVLDKFGMSSKQHRDKKIPSADYTSFRPATNNDTRIDITEYQQVIGSLMFAMVLTRPDIAFTLGKLSQYMSDPAEHHGHALKNLLRYLRSTVTMKLRYGPGGVHSQFVIYSDADWASDMVDRKSVSGSTAMFYGGPISWSSKKQRSVATSSCESEYIALSTCCKQGQWIAQMFRDLGFPKYIGKDTNKVQMLGDNQGAIALTKNPHLHERSKHIDVCYHFIRDLAEQGKLDVAYVPTVDMVADGMTKPLQRVAFEKFKNQLGVVLRPDLP, from the exons atggctgcagagaaggaagaatggaagatcCCCCAGCTCACAGCCgaaaaccacgatacttggtttcgccgaaacaaggtcaagcttaaggggaagaaagtcttctatgtctgcgagaaaaaTCTGGTACAGCACTGTCAAATAGCAACAGCTAGTAGACTaacggaggctatggaagagttggaaattgctgaaACAGACAAGCATACCaagatccgcgtcaacattgaaaaaagagacaagtacctagaagatgaagccactgcaatcgatctcttgtttcggtcgcttaGCGAGGATGACCAAGCCCTCATTGACGAATACGATACTGCCTTCCAAttctgggcctacctacaaaagaagtacacccaaactgacgccACAACTGCCAACATATACATGACTagaattcaaacgttcacattTAATCCCGGGAACACGattgttggatcatgggaGAAGCTAAAGGACTACCGACGTAAACTTGTAGCAGCAGACGCCgacaccaacggagcttacaaggactctgcactactactcgttcttatCAGATCACTTCCGAAAGAATTCaagactacgattgacaccttaaacgcccaacttaacctcacggttgaacagaaacttaagtttctggaagagaaggaggttcgagaccagcaagacgccaACGAAAAAGCTCTTCCAGCATTCCGaaagacggagaagtatgttccgCCTTACAGGCGTCGAAATCATAAGAACTCGccactatcgtctgactccgaatctggtGCCAAATTCACggtccaatgcttcctttgtgatggagcccatggcgtacgagactgcccaagacgtgagagagctcgaaagctccttaaggaatacgacgctaagaaatcatctaagcTGCTCGTTAAGACACCTAAGCAAAGGAATTCCCACAAAAGgactggcaaagcatatggagccgaagaagtcaattcagagtcagatgaattatctgagacctcagactccgaacccgaggaaattgagacatgccgtctctcaaaagacatcgtcggtaaggcctctccatctacctgggctgccgacactggcgcaTCCTCTcacatgtctgaccaaccctcattATTTAGACGAATGATTAAGATCAAACGAAGAGTCgttcgggttggagggggagaattatatgcggactggaaaggagaagctcaagtggtgtgtaaggatggatcgtcgacatggctgtcagaagtactgcttgtacctaaccttggagtcaatttgttatcaggaagaagaatttgcgcagcaagcctgaagggtcgtttcaattcacacgCACTATActtcaaactaggaaagAAGGTTATTATTgaagcaactatggacgacggcctctacgtagtgtcacacattgccgatggataccaAGAAACAGCATTTCTAGGCACGGAACTCCATGcaccagttaagagcgagcttaaggttaatgaaaaggagagatacttgctgtatcacagacgcttcgcacacctaggacctGCAAAGATTGCTaaactccacgaagttacaactctccagaagaagattcaagttccagagaagatagaaatctgcgaagtgtgttcTCTGACGAAaatgaagaacagcatccctaagcagctGAGAGAGCATaaggccacgaagctagccttagtacagtttgacattgcaggaccctttccaacatctctgcgaggaaacaggtggttcctccTTATTATTGACAGTTACACGCGAaaaaactgggttatcccgctgaagaaaaagggagacgcacaaAGGGAACTCCAaatctggaagacctttgtagaacatcaaactggcgaAAAGGTTAAAGCTGCTGGAACTGACAACgcaccagaacttctacagcaagccgaggaatggagagttacacagggcgtggaaattcagcctacaacaattgcttcctcacaccagaatggaccagctgagcgaaacatccaaaccgctgaagctgatatgagagcaatgctgaaagacgctggtttaccaattgagttttgggatgaagctgtcgaagcagacgcatacctGCGAAACCGCACAAACACAGGACCCACgatcaatggaaagcaagtcagtcctgaagaggcattcacaggaacgaaaccatccattgaccacatccgtgtatgggggagcaaatgctattcTTACATCAACCCCaaaacgattccagcagaccaacgacatgacaagctcgtggaccgtggcagaGTTGGAGTATTcatgggatattctgagacaacaaacaagcagttcaagttctattcgccagagcttggatacacctcaaggacaagccgattatcagtggacgaatacacccctggaggaaaagttgaactacgactgcgaaacataccagctggaccacaagggacgcagaatacgatgccagaccgaaaaccaagaggaagacctaggaaggatctggaatcatctcctgcagaaccaatggaaccacCTCCTGCCAAATCAATGGAACtatctcctgcagaaccaatagaaccatctcctgtcgaactaatggaaccatctcctgtcgaactaatggaaccatctcctgtcgaaccaatggaaccatctcctgcagaaaTAGTGGAGCCAGTTCCCGAGAACCCAATAGAACTGTCGtcggcagagctaactcCCGAACCAGTTaagcgtcacagaggaagaccagGGAAGCTAACGACTATTCCCcctactgcaccatctgatgagcgggttcctaatcttgtgGACGAAGAGGGACCCGAAGAACCGTAtacccagtctgtacgagaagaggaggctccacgatacttcaccagacaagccaaacgaaagaggtctaacgaagaggttgttgaggacgagagatttagcaagatcgttaaagctatgctagcccaagCTGGCCTTAtagaagagcaaacacgactatctgagaaggcttttgcagcaaccgagatcgcaggaatccagatcccccagacacacgagcaagctatcaacgacccaaagtatggaaagcaatggaaagcagcaatacttgaagagataatcgcgttaatggagaatcgaacctgggaggaagttccaaagccaaaagacgcgaacatggttgattcaaagtgggtttttacagtcaaaacaaatctcgacgggactgttgagaggtttaaggcacgccttgtggcaagag TTcgcatggacaccttacgtctgtttatggccactgtcgcagcggaaaacctAGAATGTTTTCACTTTGACATCAAGAATGCTTTCACAGAGTCGCAtttgaaggaagagatctttcttaagcaaccccaGGGAGTAGAAGTTAAGaaaggatacgtccttaAAGTTCTCCGCAGCCTATATGGACTCAAACAAGCTGCTCGTGACTGGAACTTGTTaataaagaaagaacttctggcatggggattcgtgCAAAGCCTTGCCGacccgtgcatgtttatccacgaagaaaaacaactccgtatcctcgtctacgttgacgacattgctgttgccgcaaaagatcgagctcaaattgattggttctacaagaagctttctggaagattcaacaccaagaacctaggggagattcataagatccttggagtacgagttacgcgagacagaaagcgccgcacaatctacctcgatcaagaacagtacatacacgcagtacttgacaagtttggaatgtctagcaaacaacacagagacaagaagattccatcCGCAGATTACACGTcatttaggccagccactaacaacgacacccgaatcgacatcactgaataccagcaagtgatagggagccttatgtttgctatggttcttacacgcccagacattgcattcaccctcggaaagctaagccaatacatgagcgatccagcagaacatcatggccatgcgttgaagaacctgctacgatatctaaggTCGACAGTAACAAtgaagctacgctacggaccagggggagtacactcgcaatttgtcatctactctgatgctgactgggcaagcgacatggtagaccgaaagagcgtttcagggagcactgcaatgttctacggaggtccaatatcatggtctagcaagaagcaacggtctgttgcaacgtcaagctgcgaatctgaatacatcgcactatcaacatgctgtaagcaaggccagtggattgctcaaatgttcagagatcttgggttcccaaagtacattggaaaagacaccaacaaggtccagatgctaggagataaccagggtgccattgcacttacaaagaaccctcaccttcacgaaagatcaaagcacatcgacgtctgttatcattttatcagagacctagcagaacaaggtAAACTCGACGTGGCCTACGTGCCAACTGTAGAtatggtggctgatggaatgacaaagccgttgcagcgagtcgcattcgagaaattcaagaaccaattaggagttgtccttagaccggacctgccctga